One genomic segment of Paenibacillus durus includes these proteins:
- the hydA gene encoding dihydropyrimidinase translates to MKKLIKNGTIVTAADTFTGDVAIENGIITEIGLNLKADGAEIIDASGCYVFPGGVDPHTHLDMPFGGTVTADDFETGTIAAAYGGTTTVIDFCLTSKGLPLQQAVNTWHEKSQDKAVIDYSFHLMVSELNDKVLAELPQIIENEGITSLKVFMAYKNVLQADDGTLFKTLQAAKQEGALVMVHAENGDVIDYLVSTALAEGNTDPIYHALTRPPELEGEATGRAAYLTELTDSQLYVVHVTCAEAAWKIEEARKKGLRVYGETCPQYLVLDQTALEKPNFEGAKYVWSPPLREQWNQDVLWKSLWNGSLQTIGSDQCSFNFKGQKELGLGDFSKIPNGGPTIEDRFTILYSEGVEKGRISLNKFVDIIATSSAKLFGLFPQKGTIAIGSDADIVIFDPAVKRTLSAETHHMNVDYNAFEGFEVKGEPVSVLSRGEFVIRNKQFVGKPGAGKYLHRKRFGAAPVLPAKTEVSGGVV, encoded by the coding sequence ATGAAGAAGCTCATCAAGAACGGCACGATTGTAACGGCGGCGGACACGTTTACCGGAGATGTCGCCATCGAGAACGGAATTATCACGGAAATCGGCCTTAACCTGAAGGCGGACGGCGCCGAGATCATCGACGCTTCCGGCTGCTATGTCTTCCCGGGAGGCGTCGACCCGCATACGCATCTGGATATGCCGTTTGGCGGAACCGTAACCGCCGACGACTTCGAGACGGGCACCATTGCCGCCGCCTATGGCGGAACGACGACAGTGATCGACTTCTGCCTGACGAGCAAGGGGCTGCCTCTCCAGCAGGCGGTGAACACCTGGCATGAGAAATCGCAGGACAAAGCCGTCATCGACTACAGCTTCCACCTTATGGTGTCCGAACTGAACGACAAGGTGCTTGCCGAGCTGCCGCAAATTATTGAGAACGAAGGGATCACCTCCCTTAAAGTGTTCATGGCTTACAAAAATGTGCTCCAGGCCGACGACGGCACACTCTTCAAGACGCTCCAGGCCGCCAAACAAGAAGGCGCACTCGTTATGGTCCACGCCGAGAACGGCGATGTCATCGACTATCTCGTGAGCACAGCGCTGGCCGAGGGCAATACCGATCCGATCTATCATGCGCTGACCCGGCCTCCGGAGCTTGAAGGCGAGGCCACGGGCCGGGCCGCCTATCTGACCGAGCTGACCGATTCGCAGCTGTATGTGGTGCATGTGACCTGCGCCGAAGCGGCGTGGAAGATCGAGGAGGCCCGCAAGAAGGGGCTGCGCGTCTATGGCGAGACCTGCCCGCAGTATCTTGTGCTTGACCAGACGGCACTTGAGAAGCCGAACTTTGAAGGAGCCAAATACGTATGGTCCCCGCCGCTGCGCGAGCAGTGGAACCAGGATGTGCTGTGGAAATCCTTGTGGAACGGCAGTCTGCAGACCATCGGCTCCGACCAGTGCTCCTTTAACTTCAAGGGCCAGAAGGAGCTGGGCCTTGGCGATTTCTCGAAAATACCGAACGGCGGACCGACGATCGAAGACCGGTTTACGATTTTGTACTCCGAGGGTGTGGAAAAAGGCCGCATCTCGCTGAATAAATTCGTGGATATAATCGCCACCTCCAGCGCCAAGCTGTTTGGATTGTTCCCGCAAAAAGGGACGATTGCGATAGGAAGCGATGCCGACATTGTCATTTTCGACCCTGCCGTGAAGCGGACTCTTTCCGCCGAAACCCATCATATGAATGTCGATTACAACGCGTTTGAGGGCTTCGAGGTCAAGGGGGAACCGGTATCCGTCCTCAGCCGCGGCGAGTTCGTGATCCGCAACAAGCAGTTCGTTGGCAAGCCGGGCGCCGGCAAGTATCTGCACCGTAAACGGTTCGGAGCCGCTCCGGTACTTCCGGCCAAAACCGAGGTTAGCGGAGGTGTGGTTTAA
- the preA gene encoding NAD-dependent dihydropyrimidine dehydrogenase subunit PreA gives MADLSINLAGIKSPNPFWLASAPPTNTGYQVQRAFEAGWGGAVWKTLGDPIINTSARFAAVNFNGQRVAGFNNIELITDRPLDVNLKEIYETKKRFPNHAVVASLMVEPKQEKWHEIVKRVEDVGVDGLELNFGCPHGMAERGMGAASGQQPDLVEAQTYWVKEVAKTPVIVKLTPNITDITVTARHAVKGGADAISLINTINSLAGVDIHTWNTIPHIGGKGAHGGYCGPAVKPIALNMVAECARHPEVTVPISGIGGISTWQDVVEFMLMGSTAIQVCTAAMHHGFRIVEEMIDGLNNYLDEKGLASVTELTGKSVSKYSNWGDLNLNYKVVARINEENCINCNKCHIACEDTSHQCIDMLTNAEGKAILKVREEDCVGCNLCSIVCPAEGAIDMVEIDSGLPPMTWNERQSVVGNLSGSYSKAEVF, from the coding sequence ATGGCAGATTTGAGCATTAATCTCGCAGGAATCAAGTCGCCCAATCCGTTCTGGCTGGCCTCCGCGCCGCCAACCAATACAGGCTATCAAGTGCAGCGCGCTTTTGAAGCGGGATGGGGCGGCGCCGTATGGAAGACGCTCGGCGATCCGATCATCAACACGTCCGCGCGCTTTGCCGCCGTCAATTTCAACGGCCAGCGCGTGGCAGGCTTCAACAATATCGAGCTGATTACGGACCGTCCGCTTGATGTCAACCTGAAGGAAATTTACGAGACCAAGAAGCGCTTCCCGAATCACGCCGTGGTCGCCTCCCTGATGGTGGAACCTAAACAGGAGAAGTGGCATGAAATCGTCAAAAGAGTCGAGGATGTCGGCGTAGATGGTCTGGAGCTGAACTTCGGCTGTCCGCACGGAATGGCGGAGCGCGGCATGGGCGCCGCATCCGGGCAGCAGCCCGATCTGGTAGAAGCGCAGACGTATTGGGTAAAAGAAGTAGCAAAGACGCCTGTTATCGTTAAGCTGACTCCCAACATTACCGACATCACGGTTACAGCCCGTCATGCCGTCAAGGGAGGCGCCGACGCGATCAGCCTGATCAATACGATCAACAGTCTCGCGGGAGTGGACATTCATACCTGGAACACCATTCCCCATATCGGCGGCAAGGGCGCCCACGGCGGCTACTGCGGCCCGGCTGTCAAACCCATTGCGCTCAACATGGTTGCCGAATGCGCCCGCCACCCGGAGGTGACCGTTCCGATCTCCGGCATCGGAGGAATTTCCACCTGGCAGGACGTCGTCGAATTTATGCTGATGGGCTCCACCGCTATTCAGGTGTGTACGGCGGCTATGCATCACGGCTTCCGGATCGTGGAGGAAATGATTGACGGTCTGAATAACTATTTAGATGAGAAGGGTCTCGCATCCGTGACCGAACTGACCGGCAAATCGGTGTCCAAATACTCGAACTGGGGCGACCTCAACCTCAACTACAAAGTGGTGGCCCGGATCAACGAGGAGAACTGCATCAACTGCAACAAATGCCATATTGCCTGCGAGGACACTTCACATCAATGTATCGATATGCTGACTAATGCAGAAGGTAAAGCAATTCTTAAGGTGCGCGAGGAAGACTGCGTCGGCTGCAATCTGTGCTCGATCGTCTGCCCGGCGGAAGGGGCTATTGACATGGTGGAAATCGACAGCGGCCTTCCGCCGATGACCTGGAATGAGCGCCAGAGCGTCGTCGGCAATCTAAGCGGTTCTTATTCCAAAGCGGAGGTGTTTTGA
- a CDS encoding methionine ABC transporter permease codes for MREDVVDLLWEGLRQTLYMVAWSSVFALLLGTLLGITLVVTDKGGILAAPGVNKVISTAINGVRSIPFIILIVLLLPLSRLIVGTTLGPTAAIVSLSIGAAPFLGRIIENALREVGDGKIEAAKSVGAGPFTIILQVLIPEALPALVRGMTIAVISITEFTAVAGAIGAGGLGSLAIRFGYQRFRTDILLGTVLLIILIVQILQWFGDYIARSIDRRRFKNG; via the coding sequence ATGAGAGAAGATGTAGTCGATTTGCTGTGGGAAGGGTTGCGGCAGACGCTGTACATGGTGGCATGGTCGTCAGTCTTTGCGCTGCTCCTGGGCACGCTGCTCGGGATTACACTGGTAGTTACGGATAAGGGAGGGATTCTTGCCGCTCCCGGAGTGAACAAGGTGATCAGCACCGCAATTAACGGAGTACGTTCCATTCCGTTCATTATCCTGATTGTGCTGCTGCTGCCTTTATCCCGGCTGATTGTAGGTACTACGCTCGGTCCGACGGCGGCGATCGTCTCTTTATCTATCGGCGCGGCTCCGTTTCTCGGGCGAATCATCGAGAATGCCCTTCGTGAAGTGGGAGACGGCAAGATCGAAGCAGCCAAATCGGTAGGCGCTGGGCCGTTCACCATAATCCTGCAGGTGCTTATACCTGAGGCCTTGCCCGCTCTGGTCCGGGGAATGACGATTGCCGTTATCTCCATCACCGAATTCACGGCGGTAGCAGGAGCCATCGGAGCGGGAGGACTGGGGAGCCTGGCTATCCGCTTCGGATATCAGCGGTTTCGCACCGATATTTTGCTTGGAACGGTCCTTCTGATCATTCTGATCGTCCAGATTCTGCAATGGTTCGGCGACTATATCGCCCGTTCCATTGACCGGCGGCGCTTTAAGAACGGGTAG
- a CDS encoding methionine ABC transporter ATP-binding protein translates to MITVTNLNKSYRTRSGTVSALSDINLHIEKGEIFGIIGFSGAGKSSLIRCLNRLEEPDSGSIQIGETVITDLKERELRLARRKIGMIFQQFNLFDSKTVFGNVAFPLKAAGYKKPDIERRVGEILDLVELGGKAGSYPSELSGGQKQRVGIARALAGEPDVLLSDEATSALDPQTTHSILELLADINRRLGLTVVLITHEMDVLRHICGNAAVIEAGRIVENAPVRQLFHNPQSDTAKRFAGIFDFYNNTGNSGQLDVPAQAEREAVLR, encoded by the coding sequence ATGATCACCGTCACGAATCTGAACAAGAGCTACCGGACGCGCAGCGGGACGGTTTCGGCGCTTTCGGATATTAATCTGCATATCGAAAAGGGCGAAATATTCGGCATTATCGGCTTCAGCGGCGCCGGCAAATCTTCGCTCATCCGCTGTCTGAACCGGCTCGAGGAGCCGGATTCGGGCAGTATTCAAATTGGCGAGACGGTCATTACCGATCTGAAGGAGCGCGAACTGCGGCTGGCCCGCCGTAAAATCGGGATGATTTTTCAACAGTTTAATCTGTTTGATTCCAAAACGGTCTTTGGAAACGTCGCTTTTCCGCTAAAGGCCGCGGGTTACAAGAAGCCCGACATCGAGCGGCGGGTGGGCGAAATTCTCGACCTGGTCGAGCTCGGCGGCAAGGCAGGAAGCTATCCTTCCGAGCTGAGCGGCGGACAGAAGCAGAGGGTAGGCATAGCAAGGGCGCTCGCCGGTGAACCGGATGTGCTGCTGTCAGATGAAGCGACATCGGCGCTTGATCCACAGACGACCCATTCCATCCTGGAGCTGCTGGCGGATATTAACCGCAGGTTGGGCCTTACGGTTGTGCTGATCACGCATGAGATGGATGTTCTGCGCCATATTTGCGGCAATGCCGCCGTGATTGAGGCGGGCCGCATCGTTGAGAACGCTCCGGTCCGGCAGCTGTTCCATAACCCGCAAAGCGATACGGCCAAGCGGTTCGCCGGAATTTTCGACTTCTACAACAATACCGGGAATAGCGGACAGCTCGATGTTCCGGCGCAGGCGGAAAGAGAGGCCGTGCTGCGATGA
- a CDS encoding MetQ/NlpA family ABC transporter substrate-binding protein: MARKRSLWFAAVIVATGILAGCGSQNGNGEAAAPQTSAAASEAPKEVTIKVGASAVPHAEILEFIKPKLKEEGVNLEVVTLDDDGQLNPALQEKQIDANYFQHVPYLDSVKGEKGYDFVVTAKVHVEPIGFYSEKLKSKDEIPHGAKIGIPNNPSNEYRALVLLQQQGLIKLKDGLTTYEATPKDIVDNPHNLEFVEADAATLPRSLPDLDGAIINTNLVLDAKIDPKTALFREDANSPYANVVVVRKGDENREEIKKLDAALTSPDVKKFIEDKYGVAVVPAF; encoded by the coding sequence ATGGCGAGAAAAAGAAGCTTATGGTTTGCGGCGGTCATTGTGGCGACAGGAATCTTGGCTGGCTGCGGATCGCAGAACGGAAACGGGGAGGCGGCGGCTCCGCAGACCAGCGCGGCTGCAAGCGAAGCGCCCAAGGAAGTGACAATCAAGGTCGGGGCGTCGGCTGTGCCGCATGCCGAGATTTTGGAATTCATCAAACCGAAGCTGAAGGAAGAAGGAGTTAATCTGGAAGTTGTTACGCTGGATGATGACGGACAGCTCAATCCTGCGCTGCAGGAGAAGCAGATCGACGCGAACTACTTCCAGCACGTCCCTTATCTGGATTCCGTCAAAGGGGAGAAGGGCTATGATTTCGTAGTTACGGCTAAAGTGCATGTCGAACCGATCGGCTTCTACTCCGAGAAGCTGAAGAGCAAGGACGAAATCCCGCACGGCGCGAAAATCGGCATTCCGAACAATCCCTCCAACGAATACCGGGCGCTTGTGCTGCTTCAGCAGCAGGGGCTGATCAAGCTGAAGGATGGTCTGACAACTTACGAGGCGACCCCCAAAGATATCGTGGATAACCCGCATAATCTGGAGTTCGTCGAAGCGGATGCCGCCACACTGCCGCGTTCGCTGCCTGATCTGGACGGAGCAATTATTAATACCAACCTCGTCCTTGATGCGAAAATCGATCCCAAGACCGCGCTGTTCCGCGAAGATGCGAATTCGCCTTACGCCAATGTAGTAGTGGTACGCAAAGGGGACGAGAACCGCGAGGAAATCAAGAAGCTGGATGCGGCGCTGACCAGTCCGGATGTCAAAAAATTTATCGAGGATAAATATGGCGTTGCTGTCGTTCCGGCCTTCTAG
- a CDS encoding NAD(P)-dependent oxidoreductase, producing MEHASPLTAFSPDMFMRNFAEAEPGLTRKGAAEESNRCLYCYDAPCIKACPTGINIPSFIKRIATDNLRGAAHTIMESNPVGASCSRVCPTEELCEGACVLNDASEPIQIGLLQRYATDWAMNNDVKLFKAGAPSGKKVAVIGGGPAGLSAARELAREGFSVVIYEARELAGGLDTHGIVSFRLPQSVSLWEVEQVEKLGVDIRTGVKVGTDVTVDELKAEYDAIVLAAGMGYVPGLGIPGEELEGVYDAIKLVESTKTGVSDVQLLGQRVAIIGAGNTAIDAATCSVRLGAANVKMVYRRTREEMTAYDFEFEFAKQEGVEFNWLTLPRRIIGDELGKVTGLECVTMKLSGEAGSDGRLKPVPVEGSEFIMPVEAVVLAIGQKRHTGLIEHLGLEHEWGVVKIDEETHQTSDPQIYAAGDIVFGFGKGEAMVVSAAQQGKIAAHAIVKQFTPQQDSVVGSAV from the coding sequence ATGGAACATGCTTCACCGTTAACCGCATTTTCACCTGACATGTTCATGCGAAATTTCGCTGAGGCCGAACCGGGGCTTACCCGCAAGGGGGCGGCCGAAGAATCCAACCGCTGTCTATACTGCTACGACGCTCCTTGTATCAAGGCTTGCCCGACGGGCATTAACATTCCCTCCTTCATTAAGCGTATTGCCACGGACAACCTGCGGGGCGCCGCGCATACGATTATGGAGTCCAACCCGGTAGGCGCAAGCTGCTCCCGCGTCTGCCCGACCGAAGAACTATGCGAAGGAGCCTGCGTCCTGAACGACGCTTCCGAGCCGATCCAGATCGGCCTGCTCCAGCGCTATGCAACGGATTGGGCAATGAATAATGACGTGAAGCTGTTCAAGGCCGGTGCTCCGAGCGGGAAAAAAGTTGCCGTAATCGGCGGCGGCCCGGCCGGATTGTCGGCTGCCAGAGAGCTGGCCCGTGAAGGTTTCTCCGTCGTGATCTACGAAGCGAGGGAACTGGCCGGAGGACTGGACACACATGGCATCGTATCCTTCCGTTTGCCGCAGTCCGTCTCCCTGTGGGAAGTGGAGCAGGTCGAGAAGCTTGGCGTGGACATCCGCACAGGCGTAAAGGTAGGGACGGATGTAACGGTGGATGAGCTGAAGGCGGAATACGACGCCATCGTGCTGGCCGCCGGTATGGGCTACGTCCCCGGGCTCGGCATCCCGGGCGAGGAACTGGAAGGCGTGTATGACGCGATCAAGCTGGTGGAATCGACGAAGACGGGCGTGTCGGATGTGCAGCTGCTGGGACAACGCGTGGCCATTATCGGCGCGGGCAACACGGCGATCGACGCCGCAACCTGCTCTGTGCGGCTCGGAGCTGCCAATGTGAAGATGGTCTACCGCCGCACCCGCGAGGAGATGACAGCCTACGACTTCGAGTTCGAATTCGCCAAGCAGGAAGGCGTCGAGTTCAACTGGCTGACGCTGCCGAGGCGCATTATCGGCGACGAACTCGGCAAGGTGACCGGCCTGGAATGTGTAACGATGAAGCTGAGCGGCGAGGCCGGCAGCGACGGCAGACTTAAGCCGGTGCCGGTGGAAGGCTCCGAATTCATTATGCCGGTGGAAGCTGTCGTGCTGGCCATCGGGCAGAAGCGTCATACCGGCCTGATCGAGCATCTCGGCCTGGAGCATGAATGGGGCGTCGTAAAGATCGACGAGGAGACCCACCAGACCTCCGATCCGCAAATTTATGCGGCGGGCGACATCGTCTTCGGCTTCGGCAAAGGCGAAGCGATGGTCGTATCCGCGGCCCAGCAGGGCAAAATCGCCGCTCACGCGATTGTCAAGCAATTCACGCCGCAGCAGGACAGCGTTGTCGGCTCTGCGGTATAA